One Scylla paramamosain isolate STU-SP2022 chromosome 5, ASM3559412v1, whole genome shotgun sequence genomic region harbors:
- the LOC135100798 gene encoding endoplasmic reticulum-Golgi intermediate compartment protein 3-like isoform X1 gives MRERYARGGIAQVTLLLDCTPVSGACRLQPDKMMRSVSEKLRKWDAYPKTLEDFQVKTFSGGAVTLVTLVIMGMLFMYELHDYLTPKLAEDLFVDTTRGSKLRINLDIVFPNIPCNMLSLDAMDLSGEQHINIHHNIYKRKLDLDGRPIDDPERQEHIGHGTKESEGAGGQSNKTELSEPPKCGSCYGAATKEDQCCNTCEEVKDAYRTKGWALQSLKEIEQCVREGQLVETTELPKEGCQIYGYLEVNRVGGNFHLAPGKSFQHNHLHIHDVQQFKTADFDLSHRIRHLSFGAKIPGKTNPIDGTEYTTEKGPKSINYYLKIVPTTYERIDGSTLATNQFSVTQHQKNLQGGLDGGLPGVFFSYELSPMMVKYTEQHKSLGHFLTGLCAIVGGVFNVAGFIYNFVGFAHQRLQQKIEIGKTT, from the exons GTTACAACCAGACAAGATGATGAGATCAGTGTCAGAAAAGCTGCGGAAATGGGATGCCTACCCCAAGACTCTGGAGGACTTCCAAGTCAAGACTTTCTCAGGAGGAGCAG TGACACTGGTGACGTTAGTGATCATGGGAATGCTTTTTATGTATGAACTGCACGACTACCTAACTCCCAAACTTGCAGAAGATCTCTTTGTTGACACTACAAGAGGAAGCAAGCTAAGGATCAATCTGGATATTGTCTTTCCCAATATCCCATGTAATA TGCTGAGTTTGGATGCCATGGACCTGAGTGGAGAACAGCACATCAACATTCATCATAACATATACAAACGCAAGCTTGACTTGGATGGAAGACCAATAGATGATCCAGAGAGACAGGAAC ATATTGGCCATGGGACAAAGGAGTCTGAAGGAGCAGGTGGCCAAAGTAACAAGACTGAGCTGTCTGAACCTCCTAAGTGTGGCAGCTGTTATGGAGCAGCTACAAAAGAGGACCA aTGCTGTAACACCTGTGAAGAGGTGAAAGATGCGTACCGCACTAAAGGTTGGGCTTTGCAGTCTTTAAAAGAAATTGAGCAGTGTGTAAGAGAAGGCCAACTGGTAGAAACTACTGAGCTGCCCAAGGAAGGCTGCCAAATCTACGGGTACTTGGAAGTAAATAGG GTGGGTGGCAACTTCCATCTGGCTCCAGGAAAATCATTCCAACATAATCACCTTCACA TTCATGATGTCCAGCAATTCAAGACAGCAGACTTTGACCTCTCCCACCGCATTCGTCACTTGAGTTTTGGTGCCAAAATACCTGGCAAGACAAACCCCATTGATGGCACAGAGTACACAACAGAAAAGGGACCAAAGAGCATCAATTACTACTTGAAGATTGTACCAACAACCTATGAGAGAATTGATGGTTCAACTCTTGCCACCAACCAGTTTTCTGTCACACAACATCAGAag AATCTTCAGGGAGGCTTAGATGGAGGTTTACCAGGTGTGTTCTTCTCCTATGAACTCTCTCCAATGATGGTGAAGTACACTGAACAGCACAA ATCTCTGGGCCACTTCCTAACTGGTCTTTGTGCCATTGTTGGAGGTGTTTTCAATGTGGCAGGATTCATCTACAACTTTGTAGGGTTTGCCCACCAAAGACTTCAACAGAAAATTGAAATTGGGAAGACTACATAa
- the LOC135100798 gene encoding endoplasmic reticulum-Golgi intermediate compartment protein 3-like isoform X2, which yields MMRSVSEKLRKWDAYPKTLEDFQVKTFSGGAVTLVTLVIMGMLFMYELHDYLTPKLAEDLFVDTTRGSKLRINLDIVFPNIPCNMLSLDAMDLSGEQHINIHHNIYKRKLDLDGRPIDDPERQEHIGHGTKESEGAGGQSNKTELSEPPKCGSCYGAATKEDQCCNTCEEVKDAYRTKGWALQSLKEIEQCVREGQLVETTELPKEGCQIYGYLEVNRVGGNFHLAPGKSFQHNHLHIHDVQQFKTADFDLSHRIRHLSFGAKIPGKTNPIDGTEYTTEKGPKSINYYLKIVPTTYERIDGSTLATNQFSVTQHQKNLQGGLDGGLPGVFFSYELSPMMVKYTEQHKSLGHFLTGLCAIVGGVFNVAGFIYNFVGFAHQRLQQKIEIGKTT from the exons ATGATGAGATCAGTGTCAGAAAAGCTGCGGAAATGGGATGCCTACCCCAAGACTCTGGAGGACTTCCAAGTCAAGACTTTCTCAGGAGGAGCAG TGACACTGGTGACGTTAGTGATCATGGGAATGCTTTTTATGTATGAACTGCACGACTACCTAACTCCCAAACTTGCAGAAGATCTCTTTGTTGACACTACAAGAGGAAGCAAGCTAAGGATCAATCTGGATATTGTCTTTCCCAATATCCCATGTAATA TGCTGAGTTTGGATGCCATGGACCTGAGTGGAGAACAGCACATCAACATTCATCATAACATATACAAACGCAAGCTTGACTTGGATGGAAGACCAATAGATGATCCAGAGAGACAGGAAC ATATTGGCCATGGGACAAAGGAGTCTGAAGGAGCAGGTGGCCAAAGTAACAAGACTGAGCTGTCTGAACCTCCTAAGTGTGGCAGCTGTTATGGAGCAGCTACAAAAGAGGACCA aTGCTGTAACACCTGTGAAGAGGTGAAAGATGCGTACCGCACTAAAGGTTGGGCTTTGCAGTCTTTAAAAGAAATTGAGCAGTGTGTAAGAGAAGGCCAACTGGTAGAAACTACTGAGCTGCCCAAGGAAGGCTGCCAAATCTACGGGTACTTGGAAGTAAATAGG GTGGGTGGCAACTTCCATCTGGCTCCAGGAAAATCATTCCAACATAATCACCTTCACA TTCATGATGTCCAGCAATTCAAGACAGCAGACTTTGACCTCTCCCACCGCATTCGTCACTTGAGTTTTGGTGCCAAAATACCTGGCAAGACAAACCCCATTGATGGCACAGAGTACACAACAGAAAAGGGACCAAAGAGCATCAATTACTACTTGAAGATTGTACCAACAACCTATGAGAGAATTGATGGTTCAACTCTTGCCACCAACCAGTTTTCTGTCACACAACATCAGAag AATCTTCAGGGAGGCTTAGATGGAGGTTTACCAGGTGTGTTCTTCTCCTATGAACTCTCTCCAATGATGGTGAAGTACACTGAACAGCACAA ATCTCTGGGCCACTTCCTAACTGGTCTTTGTGCCATTGTTGGAGGTGTTTTCAATGTGGCAGGATTCATCTACAACTTTGTAGGGTTTGCCCACCAAAGACTTCAACAGAAAATTGAAATTGGGAAGACTACATAa
- the LOC135100799 gene encoding 45 kDa calcium-binding protein-like has product MSPVMLIRVLLKKLVKRHSNMRLHLRLRLWVALALGYVLLMGFVHLFHIPLRSRTFHSHYDMSDEGVLEKTHSAVKKMVEKYAKAALEHPGSGAETAQQITLLTKTFKKADSNANEVLELSELSSWIAKKTKEHLTLALRDNIFTFTAIDLNPRNGVVSWEEFHAYFLQQHGYDDEFIKNHEHNHKGLPREIKEAIMRDKAAWSEAARSDPDQLTLDEFLAFRHPESSHATILNIVEETIARLDIDGDGQLTSEEFADPEINEVPDGITPERYKEERLKDFKIADGDKNGLLDRKELLHFIDPRNTHHAEKEALNLMTAADTDQDGVLTLLEVLGQRELFMASKMVDAARSFHDEF; this is encoded by the exons ATGTCACCAGTAATGTTAATAAGGGTGCTCTTAAAGAAACTGGTGAAGAGGCATAGCAACATGAGGCTGCACCTGCGGCTGAGACTGTGGGTAGCCCTTGCACTGGGCTATGTACTCCTGATGGGGTTTGTGCACCTATTTCATATTCCCCTCAGGTCACGGACAT TTCACTCACACTATGACATGTCAGATGAGGGTGTTTTGGAAAAGACCCATTCAGCTGTCAAAAAAATGGTTGAGAAATATGCTAAAGCTGCCCTGGAACACCCTGGCTCAGGAGCAGAAACTGCACAGCAAATTACACTACTGACAAAAACATTCAAGAA GGCTGACAGCAATGCAAATGAAGTGTTAGAGTTGAGTGAGTTGTCATCATGGATTGctaaaaaaactaaagaacatcTGACACTTGCACTCCGAGATAATATTTTTACCTTTACAGCAATTGATCTAAATCCAAGAAATG GTGTGGTATCCTGGGAGGAGTTTCATGCATACTTCCTCCAGCAGCATGGATATGATGATGAGTTCATTAAGAATCATGAACACAATCATAAAGGATTGCCAAGGGAAATAAAGG AAGCCATCATGAGAGACAAGGCTGCTTGGTCAGAAGCTGCCAGAAGTGATCCAGATCAATTAACCCTTGATGAATTTTTGGCATTTAGGCATCCAGAGTCTTCTCATGCAACCATCTTGAATATTGTTGAGGAAACCATTGCCAGATTAG ATATTGATGGAGATGGCCAACTGACAAGTGAAGAATTTGCAGATCCTGAGATAAATGAAGTGCCAGATGGCATTACTCCTGAACGCTATAAAGAAGAACGCTTGAAAGATTTTAAAATTGCAGATGGAGATAAAAATGGCTTGCTTGATAGAAAGGAGTTATTG CATTTCATTGACCCTCGTAATACCCATCATGCAGAGAAAGAAGCATTGAACTTGATGACTGCAGCAGACACTGACCAAGATGGTGTGCTAACCCTACTGGAGGTTCTGGGTCAAAGAGAACTCTTCATGGCAAGCAAGATGGTTGATGCTGCCAGAAGTTTTCATGATGAATTCTGA